One Oncorhynchus clarkii lewisi isolate Uvic-CL-2024 chromosome 28, UVic_Ocla_1.0, whole genome shotgun sequence genomic region harbors:
- the LOC139386713 gene encoding ADAMTS-like protein 2 has protein sequence MQSRFKAAAVSFCRDGSSSVRRFLFSILCCALLSFSLSFSSLERLLTLTFSFSVWLREKVWTPTGAKLKGEKPVPPPRTLSSDGREEVQRQSRHSQRYQIRGQQPDEVAQWWGEWSSWSTCSRTCGGGVRSQERHCLQQRLTATQNINSSFCVGSPKQYQLCPFQPCVSTSVSFKQQQCSQFNAKAFGRRHYEWVPLYPDDYISISNKPCDLQCTSTTGERQLLVPAHDGTYCRDGIYQGVCIEGQCQTVGCDGKLYSSKTVDTCGVCGGNGSSCYRVSGSHRKGSTQLGYVFITNIPVGATDIQIIERRKTENILALSDEAGHFFFNGNTIIDNPRNFRVAGTVFKYRRPANLLSDGFEYIIAQGPTDQGLNVMYYNLNGKMPHITYEYTVPRTPEARATTPVASPPEEVQIRALSVVEPAVPEPWPPVAQETMANATATELSFNDNEIEASEDYGKLGNHSGVRVPDNPPEVDHDLDHDHEGLVWELQAPLNLSQPPAMLVFRPPSEIHHNNLENKLGDQGHPAPANYRTDSNLIDGDSPGPNGTHRPSKPLHRGLFLDLVSEPGGLRQPCQDGSNLCPLLELNTSSSLDNSLAQLEIYPGSLKLHEATAEDNAPYGLLFEPEPNGTESSNLVNLHQVEPVQAPDTESSNEFEVGLLDRDISLADMYRWKVSAYAPCSSTCTTGISTSYALCVRYDGSEVDETYCDAVTRPEPTHEFCTGKECPPRWETSRWSECSRTCGEGYQFRTVRCWKMMAPGFDSSVYDELCVAAELQKPMARKACKSKGCGPQWEVSDWSECSARCGGRGLRSREVRCSMETRLCNESSRPLSEKECEGPPCDRRWTVSDWGPCSGACGEGRMTRYVACKNSNGNVISDGQCDLDLKPLAVYPCGDKNCPAHWVEQEWEQCNTTCGRGVKTRQVVCSGLEDGVFKEFHGQTCDSALKPEESSDCFERPCSKWFTTSWSQCSKTCGSGVHVREVKCYQGEELGHSCDSALKPEAGQTCEVQACPTEAPVEEVCQDKATANCALVLKVKLCTHWYYRKACCQSCKGKAP, from the exons TAGTGACGGGAGGGAGGAGGTCCAGCGGCAGAGCCGGCACAGCCAGAGGTACCAGATCCGAGGACAGCAGCCCGACGAGGTGGCCCAGTGGTGGGGAGAGTGGAGCAGCTGGTCCACCTGCTCCAGGACCTGTGGAGGAGGGGTGCGCTCTCAGGAACGACActgtctgcagcagag ACTCACTGccacacagaacatcaacagcTCCTTCTGTGTCGGCTCTCCGAAGCAGTATCAGCTATGTCCATTTCAG CCCTGTGTCAGTACCAGTGTTAGCTTCAAGCAGCAGCAGTGCTCCCAGTTCAACGCCAAAGCCTTCGGCAGGAGACACTACGAGTGGGTGCCCCTCTATCCAG ATGACTACATCAGTATCTCCAACAAGCCGTGTGACCTACAGTGCACCAGCACCACAGGGGAGAGGCAGCTGCTGGTCCCGGCCCACGACGGAACCTACTGCCGGGACGGCATCTACCAGGGCGTCTGCATCGAGGGCCAGTGTCAG ACGGTGGGTTGTGACGGGAAGCTTTACTCCAGTAAAACGGTAGATACGTGCGGTGTGTGTGGCGGGAATGGCAGCTCCTGCTACAGAGTGTCTGGATCTCACCGGAAAGGGAGCACACAGTTAG GTTATGTGTTTATCACCAACATTCCTGTTGGTGCCACCGACATCCAGATCATTGAGAGACGGAAAACCGAAAATATACTGG CCCTATCCGATGAAGCAGGACACTTCTTTTTCAATGGGAACACAATTATCGACAATCCCCGTAACTTCCGTGTTGCTGGCACAGTCTTCAAGTACAGGAGACCCGCTAACCTCTTATCAGATGGATTTGAGTACATCATCGCCCAAGGACCCACTGACCAGGGGCTAAACGTCATG TACTACAACCTGAACGGAAAGATGCCCCACATCACATACGAGTACACCGTACCTCGCACCCCAGAAGCCCGCGCAACAACCCCAGTAGCCTCGCCTCCAGAGGAGGTCCAGATACGAGCACTGTCCGTTGTCGAACCAGCGGTCCCAGAACCATGGCCCCCGGTGGCCCAAGAAACAATGGCCAACGCCACTGCCACTGAACTCTCCTTCAATGATAATGAGATTGAGGCCAGCGAGGACTATGGGAAGCTGGGAAACCACAGTGGTGTTCGGGTCCCGGACAACCCCCCGGAGGTCGACCATGACCTGGATCATGACCATGAAGGTCTTGTGTGGGAACTACAGGCTCCTCTCAACCTCAGTCAACCACCAGCCATGCTGGTGTTCAGACCGCCCAGTGAGATCCACCACAACAACCTGGAGAATAAGCTAGGAGACCAGGGACATCCTGCACCTGCTAACTACA GGACAGACTCAAACTTGATCGATGGCGACTCTCCTGGTCCCAACGGCACCCACCGACCATCCAAGCCCCTCCACAGGGGCCTGTTCCTGGACCTGGTCTCTGAGCCAGGAGGCCTCAGACAACCCTGCCAGGATGGCTCCAACCTCTGCCCTCTCCTGGAACTCAACACCAGCTCCTCCCTGGACAACAGCCTGGCCCAGCTGGAGATCTACCCAGGCAGCCTCAAACTCCACGAGGCCACAGCTGAGGACAACGCCCCCTATGGACTCCTTTTCGAACCAGAGCCCAACGGGACAGAGAGTTCCAACCTCGTCAACCTCCACCAGGTAGAGCCGGTACAGGCCCCCGACACAGAGAG CAGCAATGAGTTTGAGGTGGGATTGCTTGACCGTGACATCAGCCTTGCTGACATGTACAGATGGAAGGTATCTGCGTATGCACCCTGCAGTTCAACATGTACCACAG GTATCAGTACGTCCTACGCCCTGTGTGTCCGGTATGACGGTTCTGAGGTGGACGAGACTTACTGTGATGCTGTGACCAGACCTGAACCCACACACGAGTTCTGCACCGGGAAGGAGTGTCCACCAAG GTGGGAGACCAGTCGGTGGAGTGAGTGTTCGAGGACGTGCGGCGAGGGTTACCAGTTCCGTACGGTGCGCTGCTGGAAGATGATGGCGCCAGGCTTCGACAGCTCCGTGTATGACGAGCTGTGTGTGGCTGCAGAGCTGCAGAAACCAATGGCACGCAAGGCCTGCAAGAGCAAAGGCTGTGGCCCACAGTGGGAAGTCTCTGACTggtctgag TGTTCCGCTCGTTGTGGGGGACGTGGTTTGAGGAGTCGGGAGGTGCGCTGCTCCATGGAGACGCGCCTGTGTAACGAATCCTCGCGGCCACTCAGTGAGAAGGAGTGCGAGGGACCGCCCTGTGACCGCAGGTGGACCGTTTCGGACTGGGGCCCT TGTTCAGGGGCCTGTGGCGAGGGCAGGATGACGCGCTACGTGGCGTGCAAGAACAGCAACGGCAACGTGATCTCTGACGGCCAGTGCGACCTGGACCTCAAGCCCCTGGCCGTGTACCCCTGTGGGGACAAGAACTGCCCCGCGCACTGGGTAGAACAGGAGTGGGAACAG TGTAACACCACCTGTGGGCGGGGGGTGAAAACGCGGCAGGTGGTGTGTTCCGGCCTGGAGGACGGCGTGTTCAAGGAGTTCCACGGGCAGACGTGTGACTCCGCCCTCAAACCCGAGGAGAGCTCCGACTGCTTCGAGAGGCCCTGCTCCAAGTGGTTCACCACTTCCTGGTCTCAG TGCAGTAAGACATGTGGCAGCGGGGTGCATGTTCGGGAGGTGAAGTGCTACCAGGGGGAGGAGCTAGGCCACAGCTGTGATTCTGCCCTCAAACCTGAGGCCGGGCAGACGTGTGAGGTGCAGGCCTGTCCCACAGAGGCCCCAG tTGAAGAGGTGTGTCAGGACAAGGCTACGGCCAACTGTGCCCTGGTGCTGAAGGTGAAGCTGTGTACACACTGGTACTACAGGAAGGCCTGCTGCCAGTCCTGTAAGGGCAAGGCCCCGTAA